The following coding sequences lie in one bacterium genomic window:
- a CDS encoding dephospho-CoA kinase gives METKGAPARKKLPKLVVGLTGVAASGKSTVAGMFRDFGFQHTSINEALKREVEAMSLRVTRENMKFVGERLFAKHGCGILAVYARSWIVEKGGAFWTIEGIANPHEVAELNKLPSFILVGVECGFEQVFMRMAIMRRRSDMASRGRIEKHFYEQLGEEGVKGYWQIGRCLELAEYTIDNHRQYDPDVDLKTTDLFRQVERFVAQRGVMTPPWAREGSE, from the coding sequence ATGGAAACCAAAGGAGCGCCAGCCAGGAAAAAGCTGCCCAAGCTTGTGGTCGGGCTGACCGGCGTCGCCGCCAGCGGCAAAAGCACGGTCGCCGGAATGTTCCGGGATTTCGGTTTCCAGCACACTTCCATAAACGAGGCGTTAAAGCGCGAGGTCGAAGCTATGTCGCTTCGCGTAACTCGCGAGAACATGAAATTCGTCGGAGAGCGGCTGTTTGCAAAGCACGGCTGCGGCATTCTCGCTGTTTACGCGCGCAGCTGGATTGTGGAAAAAGGCGGCGCGTTCTGGACAATCGAAGGCATCGCCAATCCTCATGAAGTGGCGGAGCTGAACAAGCTCCCTTCCTTCATCCTGGTCGGAGTTGAATGCGGCTTCGAGCAGGTTTTCATGCGCATGGCGATTATGCGGCGGCGCTCGGACATGGCCAGCCGCGGGCGCATAGAAAAGCATTTCTACGAGCAGCTCGGCGAGGAGGGGGTCAAAGGCTACTGGCAGATCGGCCGTTGTCTGGAGCTTGCCGAATACACCATTGACAATCATCGCCAGTACGATCCCGATGTAGATTTAAAGACGACGGACTTGTTTCGACAGGTGGAGCGCTTCGTCGCACAGCGGGGGGTGATGACGCCGCCATGGGCGCGGGAAGGTTCCGAATAG
- the thiE gene encoding thiamine phosphate synthase, which yields MGAGRFRIAEALASCPAYPILDSSTLDGRSQVEWLDAVLSGGVKVVQLRLKDASRDDLLARAALFGAMCREAGALSIINDHADVALVTGCDGVHLGPADSGIAEARSSAEAWERRDLIIGASARAPERARDLEAADADYIGCGACFPTDTKIDTEYIGLDGLKAVCAAVSIPVVGIGGIGWDNWEAVMESGAKGFAAISMWNLSPGEIRAKLDALMAARRGRGERD from the coding sequence ATGGGCGCGGGAAGGTTCCGAATAGCCGAGGCGCTCGCTTCGTGTCCCGCCTACCCGATACTGGACTCGTCCACGCTGGACGGGAGGAGCCAGGTGGAATGGCTGGACGCGGTTCTTTCCGGCGGCGTGAAGGTCGTACAGCTCCGGCTCAAGGACGCATCGCGCGACGATTTGCTCGCGCGCGCCGCGCTGTTCGGCGCGATGTGCAGGGAGGCAGGAGCGCTTTCCATAATCAACGACCACGCTGACGTCGCGCTGGTCACCGGTTGCGACGGAGTGCATCTCGGCCCGGCCGACTCCGGAATCGCCGAGGCGAGGTCGAGCGCGGAGGCTTGGGAGCGCCGCGATCTAATAATAGGCGCAAGCGCGCGCGCGCCTGAGCGCGCCCGCGATCTTGAAGCCGCCGACGCGGATTACATCGGATGCGGCGCATGCTTTCCCACCGATACCAAAATCGACACCGAGTATATCGGCTTGGATGGATTAAAGGCCGTCTGCGCCGCGGTCTCGATACCGGTCGTCGGAATCGGCGGAATCGGCTGGGACAATTGGGAGGCCGTGATGGAATCCGGCGCAAAAGGATTCGCCGCGATTTCGATGTGGAATCTATCGCCCGGGGAAATCCGCGCAAAGCTTGATGCGCTCATGGCCGCCCGGCGCGGCCGCGGGGAAAGGGACTGA
- a CDS encoding polyhydroxybutyrate depolymerase — translation MQRRCLVHLPAGFSDSKPAPLVLVLHGGRATAHNAVRVTGMNAVADRHRFIAAYPEGTGDQLHRYSWNAGRCCGRPHREGTDDTGFIGELVNRLAAEFEIDRARVYACGMSNGGMMAHRLGIELSDVFAGIACVAGSIEFFDAEPLYPVSVAIFHGTADALVPYDGGPGPAAPREIDHLPVSQAVRYWVKRNGCNPAPLAEEYGPLVDSPGGAPVREVLKETYVGGKSGTEVVLWTVRGGLHAWPGGRRGSRDSDEPTQSLDASEEILRFFDSHPKRW, via the coding sequence TTGCAGCGCCGATGCCTGGTACATCTCCCCGCCGGATTCTCTGACTCGAAACCCGCGCCGCTGGTGCTTGTGCTTCACGGCGGGCGCGCCACCGCGCACAATGCCGTCCGCGTGACGGGAATGAATGCCGTGGCCGACCGGCACCGGTTCATCGCCGCTTATCCGGAGGGCACTGGCGACCAGTTGCACCGCTACAGCTGGAACGCCGGGCGCTGCTGCGGCCGCCCGCATCGCGAGGGTACCGACGACACGGGATTCATCGGGGAACTCGTCAATCGCCTTGCCGCGGAATTCGAAATAGACCGCGCGCGCGTTTACGCCTGCGGAATGAGCAACGGCGGGATGATGGCGCACCGGCTGGGTATCGAGCTGTCGGACGTTTTCGCCGGGATCGCCTGCGTCGCGGGCTCGATCGAGTTTTTCGACGCCGAGCCGCTTTATCCCGTCAGCGTCGCTATATTCCACGGCACCGCGGACGCGCTCGTGCCGTACGATGGGGGGCCGGGGCCGGCCGCGCCGCGCGAAATAGACCACCTGCCCGTGTCGCAGGCGGTCCGCTACTGGGTGAAGCGCAACGGCTGCAACCCGGCGCCGTTAGCAGAGGAATACGGCCCGCTTGTGGACTCGCCCGGCGGCGCGCCGGTGCGCGAAGTGCTTAAGGAAACCTACGTCGGCGGCAAGTCGGGGACGGAGGTCGTGCTTTGGACGGTGCGCGGCGGCCTGCACGCGTGGCCGGGAGGCAGGCGCGGAAGCAGGGACAGCGACGAGCCGACGCAATCCCTCGACGCGAGCGAAGAAATATTGCGGTTTTTCGACTCGCACCCCAAAAGATGGTGA